In Cydia fagiglandana chromosome 9, ilCydFagi1.1, whole genome shotgun sequence, a single window of DNA contains:
- the LOC134667181 gene encoding uncharacterized protein LOC134667181 isoform X2 gives MGCVPSTPKVHTDISSPMAWKSAGKGETLVAALARLDDEIASSERTYPAARLAVVSAEVASIQEEIKTFEDVTSTTTNKDSYAKTIHQVFVSLDIYRRPVLASENEDFVANINRKEMRRLELSWLQTRLGELQRERRTLHAQILRTRSLYAQLQQLLDSVWANTLRPGTPLEDALSRARGLRDALAAVSARLRAAAEYAHAAVRLLDDALPAWKLSGVGKTGWERTAACADACRLFVQARCLERGARRVLSAPAAPRAARALRLALDYAFTDTSHDYKYQRATEIFVQFKEALVQMINSIHQVLLTNLENLALAAKDVKERRRELRAARVNAIAGKGLADLRYEPASLKTALN, from the exons ATGGGCTGCGTGCCGAGCACACCGAAGGTTCATACGGACATATCCTCAcca ATGGCGTGGAAATCAGCAGGCAAAGGCGAGACGCTGGTGGCTGCACTGGCGCGACTCGACGATGAGATCGCGAGCAGCGAACGCACATACCCCGCCGCCAGGCTTGCTGTGGTATCCGCCGAAGTTGCTAGCATACAGGAG GAAATCAAAACTTTCGAGGACGTCACATCTACGACGACGAACAAAGACAGCTACGCCAAGACGATCCATCAG GTTTTCGTCAGCTTGGACATATACAGACGTCCAGTGCTCGCGTCAGAAAACGAAGACTTCGTGGCTAATATTAATCGGAAG GAAATGCGTCGACTGGAGCTGAGCTGGTTACAGACACGGCTGGGCGAGCTTCAACGAGAGCGACGTACGCTACACGCTCAGATTCTGCGCACGCGCTCCCTTTATGCGCAGCTGCAGCAGCTACTAg ATAGCGTCTGGGCTAATACTCTACGCCCCGGCACGCCGCTCGAAGACGCGCTATCCCGCGCGCGCGGGCTGCGAGACGCGCTGGCGGCCGTGAGCGCGCGCCTCCGCGCCGCGGCGGAATACGCGCATGCTGCGGTGCGGTTGCTAGACGACGCGCTGCCGGCTTGGAAGCTTAGCGGCGTGGGCAA AACGGGTTGGGAGCGCACAGCAGCTTGCGCTGACGCATGCAGACTATTCGTCCAAGCGCGATGTCTCGAACGCGGAGCGCGGCGCGTACTCTCAGCGCCCGCAGCGCCCCGCGCCGCTCGCGCGTTGCGACTAGCGCTAGACTACGCGTTCACAGATACTTCACATGactataa GTACCAAAGGGCTACGGAGATATTCGTACAGTTTAAAGAAGCACTCGTGCAGATGATCAACTCCATTCATCAA GTACTCCTCACCAACCTGGAGAACCTCGCCCTGGCGGCGAAGGACGTGAAGGAACGGCGACGGGAACTGCGGGCCGCGAGAGTCAACGCCATTGCTGGAAAGGGATTAGCGGATCTCCGATATGAGCCTGCTAGCTTGAAGACTGCTTTAAATTAG
- the LOC134667181 gene encoding uncharacterized protein LOC134667181 isoform X1, with product MGCVPSTPKVHTDISSPFSQQMAWKSAGKGETLVAALARLDDEIASSERTYPAARLAVVSAEVASIQEEIKTFEDVTSTTTNKDSYAKTIHQVFVSLDIYRRPVLASENEDFVANINRKEMRRLELSWLQTRLGELQRERRTLHAQILRTRSLYAQLQQLLDSVWANTLRPGTPLEDALSRARGLRDALAAVSARLRAAAEYAHAAVRLLDDALPAWKLSGVGKTGWERTAACADACRLFVQARCLERGARRVLSAPAAPRAARALRLALDYAFTDTSHDYKYQRATEIFVQFKEALVQMINSIHQVLLTNLENLALAAKDVKERRRELRAARVNAIAGKGLADLRYEPASLKTALN from the exons ATGGGCTGCGTGCCGAGCACACCGAAGGTTCATACGGACATATCCTCAcca TTCTCCCAACAGATGGCGTGGAAATCAGCAGGCAAAGGCGAGACGCTGGTGGCTGCACTGGCGCGACTCGACGATGAGATCGCGAGCAGCGAACGCACATACCCCGCCGCCAGGCTTGCTGTGGTATCCGCCGAAGTTGCTAGCATACAGGAG GAAATCAAAACTTTCGAGGACGTCACATCTACGACGACGAACAAAGACAGCTACGCCAAGACGATCCATCAG GTTTTCGTCAGCTTGGACATATACAGACGTCCAGTGCTCGCGTCAGAAAACGAAGACTTCGTGGCTAATATTAATCGGAAG GAAATGCGTCGACTGGAGCTGAGCTGGTTACAGACACGGCTGGGCGAGCTTCAACGAGAGCGACGTACGCTACACGCTCAGATTCTGCGCACGCGCTCCCTTTATGCGCAGCTGCAGCAGCTACTAg ATAGCGTCTGGGCTAATACTCTACGCCCCGGCACGCCGCTCGAAGACGCGCTATCCCGCGCGCGCGGGCTGCGAGACGCGCTGGCGGCCGTGAGCGCGCGCCTCCGCGCCGCGGCGGAATACGCGCATGCTGCGGTGCGGTTGCTAGACGACGCGCTGCCGGCTTGGAAGCTTAGCGGCGTGGGCAA AACGGGTTGGGAGCGCACAGCAGCTTGCGCTGACGCATGCAGACTATTCGTCCAAGCGCGATGTCTCGAACGCGGAGCGCGGCGCGTACTCTCAGCGCCCGCAGCGCCCCGCGCCGCTCGCGCGTTGCGACTAGCGCTAGACTACGCGTTCACAGATACTTCACATGactataa GTACCAAAGGGCTACGGAGATATTCGTACAGTTTAAAGAAGCACTCGTGCAGATGATCAACTCCATTCATCAA GTACTCCTCACCAACCTGGAGAACCTCGCCCTGGCGGCGAAGGACGTGAAGGAACGGCGACGGGAACTGCGGGCCGCGAGAGTCAACGCCATTGCTGGAAAGGGATTAGCGGATCTCCGATATGAGCCTGCTAGCTTGAAGACTGCTTTAAATTAG
- the LOC134667124 gene encoding NADH-ubiquinone oxidoreductase 75 kDa subunit, mitochondrial-like encodes MFKTSRNLLKRHIITLQKRKQQTGTTPIFINGKPVSVPSYYSILQACRSEGIAMPSFCYHERLSVAGNCRMCLVSVEGMWKPQIACAVQVAKNMKIRTNNAITLKAQESVLEFILADHPLDCPICDQGGECDLQDLSMKFGNDRTRFTEIHFTGKRAVESKDLGPLINTEMNRCIHCTRCIRFASQVCGLDVLGSTGRGHDMLVGTYVDKMFLSELSGNIIDLCPVGALTSIPYRFKARPWELKTTNSIDVTDATGTNIVLNSRYNRVIRVLPREHDEINQEWLSDKGRWAIDSTEMQRLVTPMIRCGNCLKPVEWDVALCEVARIICRTDSNKIMAIAGPHTNVETLVVAKDFLNMLDSDNTYTERSMCCTDSETDIRAAYGLNINMKDVASADKILLIGTNPRFEAPILNTWIRQAYRTNECDIYVAGPECDYNYHVTYLDGNALAYADCFKGAKRPLIFVGVSQLGTPMGYQLMYDVYKYAKKFMNIKDWPVIHVITKEASFAGALEAGWKPNALQALSALNPNVVISLGADEVFYNWCPQEAQGGCSVIYIGFQGDRGAQYASVVLPGCAYTEAGGTYLNMECRSQYAYPAVSPPGKARVDWKIIRAIAEVCGFCMSYSDIAGLNVRMGQVSPIFNCLGNFQPKVFMDCIMSMCKSVSNTNTKLDVCMKTLPDYYCSDVFSSNSRTMVEAKKAATKFLTMPYNKV; translated from the coding sequence ATGTTCAAAACGTCTAGAAACTTATTAAAACGTCACATAATAACTCTACAAAAGAGAAAACAGCAAACTGGAACAACACCTATATTTATAAATGGAAAACCGGTATCAGTGCCAAGTTACTACAGCATCCTTCAAGCCTGCCGCAGCGAGGGCATTGCCATGCCGAGCTTCTGCTACCACGAGCGGCTCTCCGTTGCCGGCAACTGCCGAATGTGCCTCGTCTCGGTAGAAGGCATGTGGAAACCACAGATAGCCTGCGCTGTCCAGGTCGCCAAGAACATGAAAATACGAACCAACAACGCCATCACTCTCAAAGCCCAAGAAAGCGTCCTCGAATTCATACTAGCTGACCATCCCCTCGACTGCCCAATTTGCGACCAAGGAGGCGAATGCGATCTCCAAGATCTATCGATGAAGTTCGGAAACGATCGCACGAGGTTCACCGAAATACACTTCACAGGAAAAAGAGCCGTCGAAAGCAAAGATTTAGGACCTCTAATCAATACCGAGATGAACCGCTGCATACACTGCACTCGGTGCATACGCTTCGCGTCTCAAGTCTGCGGGCTCGACGTCCTAGGCTCAACTGGTCGCGGACACGACATGCTCGTAGGGACCTACGTAGACAAAATGTTTCTTTCTGAACTTTCGGGTAATATAATCGATTTGTGTCCCGTTGGAGCGTTGACATCTATACCTTATAGGTTCAAAGCTAGACCGTGGGAATTGAAAACGACAAATTCGATCGATGTGACGGATGCTACGGGTACAAATATTGTACTTAACAGCAGATACAATAGAGTAATAAGAGTGTTGCCTCGCGAGCACGACGAGATCAACCAGGAATGGTTGTCGGACAAGGGTCGATGGGCCATAGACTCTACAGAGATGCAACGATTAGTAACACCGATGATTAGATGCGGCAACTGTCTAAAACCCGTCGAATGGGACGTAGCATTGTGTGAGGTTGCTAGAATAATTTGTCGAACTGACTCCAATAAAATAATGGCCATAGCTGGTCCCCATACCAATGTGGAAACCCTGGTAGTTGCAAAAGATTTTCTCAATATGCTCGACAGCGATAATACTTACACCGAGCGAAGCATGTGTTGCACCGACTCGGAGACAGATATAAGGGCTGCTTATGGGTTGAATATTAATATGAAAGATGTTGCATCCGCAGACAAAATACTATTAATCGGTACCAATCCCCGTTTCGAAGCTCCCATATTAAACACGTGGATACGTCAGGCATACAGGACCAACGAATGTGACATCTATGTAGCCGGACCGGAATGTGACTACAACTACCATGTGACATACTTAGATGGCAATGCGTTGGCTTATGCGGATTGTTTTAAAGGTGCAAAGAGACCCCTGATATTTGTAGGTGTTTCCCAGCTCGGTACGCCTATGGGCTACCAACTTATGTACGATGTGTACAAGTACGCTAAAAAGTTTATGAATATTAAGGATTGGCCAGTCATACACGTAATAACTAAAGAAGCCAGTTTTGCTGGTGCTTTAGAGGCCGGATGGAAACCGAATGCGCTGCAGGCGCTGAGTGCACTCAACCCGAACGTGGTCATTTCTCTAGGAGCGGACGAGGTTTTCTACAACTGGTGTCCGCAGGAGGCGCAGGGTGGTTGTAGTGTCATTTACATCGGTTTTCAAGGTGATCGCGGCGCTCAGTATGCGTCGGTGGTGTTGCCAGGCTGCGCGTATACGGAAGCCGGGGGCACATACCTGAACATGGAATGCAGGTCGCAGTACGCGTACCCGGCGGTGTCTCCCCCCGGGAAGGCTCGTGTTGATTGGAAGATCATCCGGGCTATTGCAGAAGTGTGTGGTTTCTGCATGTCTTACAGTGACATAGCGGGTTTGAACGTGAGAATGGGTCAAGTGAGCCCCATCTTCAACTGCCTGGGTAACTTCCAACCGAAGGTGTTCATGGACTGCATTATGTCGATGTGTAAAAGCGTGTCaaatacgaatacaaaattGGATGTTTGCATGAAGACTCTGCCAGACTACTATTGCTCCGATGTTTTCTCGAGTAACTCGCGCACCATGGTAGAAGCCAAGAAGGCAGCTACCAAGTTTCTGACGATGCCCTACAACAAAGTCTGA